GCCGCTTACAAACAGCTTGCAACCCGCGTCGGGGAACGTCTCGGTCTCAAAGCGAAACAATTACAAAGATAAGCCGACCATATGGATACGCAAACATAAATAGGTAGGAAAAGCCACCGTCTCTCGCTCAGAGGGCGGTGCTTTTTTCGTACATAACGAACGGGCCGCCTGTCAGCGCACGGTCTTTCACGCTATGAGGACGGCCCGCGATTTAACTGCTCTTACCACCCGAGTCAGACGATCCGCCACCGCCACCGCCGGAACTCCCTCCAGACTGACCTCCGCCGCCACCTTGGCCTTTTTGCATGGACTGTTGAACGGCTTTCTGGACGGCGCTCTCAAACTTCATCTGGAACCCCGGAGAGCTCATCGATTGCAGTATAAGATTCTGCAGGTTCTGTCGGAATTGGGGGCCTTGCATCAGGGTCTGTAGATTTTGATTAAAGTCGTTTGACTTTAACAACACCAACATATCCTGCTGAAAGGACGGTTCTTTCATCAACTGTTGAACGGTTGCTTTCAATTGCGGTTGAGCAGCCTGTGCCAATGCAGCTGCAAATTTAGGGTCCTTGGCGCTTTCGGTGAGAAATTGCTGTGTCTTATTCGATTCTATGGACTTCGTCAGCGCTTGCTGAACGTCTTGTTGCGATACAATCATTTCATTCTTGAACGTCGGATCTTTCAACGTATCCATGAGTGCAGTTTTGCCGTCTTTCGAGTTCAGAATATCGATGACCATTTGCTTCGTCTGACTATAGCTCGGGTTGCCGGCACCGCTCACGTCTGCACTGGCGTTGGGAGTTCCACAACCAGTCGCGGCCATCACGGTGAGGGACAACACGGAAAGTATGACGGTTTGTTTGCTCACGGTAGCCCCCCCGATCGCTTTCGTTTATCGAGATCAGTATGTGATGGACGGAGGCACTCTATCCAATTGAACCCTGGTTTGTCTGGGTAGATTCGGTACGGTATGATGAATCCGAAGCAAGAAGGCCGCGGTTACCCGCGGCGTGGTCATTACTGGACTTTCGATGAAACGCTTGCATTTGACAGCAGTTCGGACACCGTGACGAATTGGTACCCCTGTTTGCGCAGGTTGTCGAGAATCTGCGGCAAGGCTTCAACGATTTGTTTGGACGAGTCACTCGCGTGCATCAAGATGATATCGCCTGGCACCACGCGTTTTGTCACACGCGTGACGATATTCTGTACCCCTGGATTTTTCCAGTCGAGTGAGTCCGTGTTCCATTGGATAACCTTGTACCCCATGCCGTTCAGGCACCCAATCACGCGTGGGTTAAAGTCACCGTTTGGCGTCCGGATGAGTTTGGTTTTCACGCCGGTAACTTGATGAATCGATTTCTCTGATAATTGAACCTGTTCGCGAATCCAACTGTCAGGGTAGTTCGAGAAGTCCTTGTGCAAGTTGCCGTGGTTGCCAATCTCATAGCCCATGTCCTTGATTTGCTTTGCGATCTCGGGGTGGCGAAGCGTCCATGGACCGCTTAGGAAGAACGTGGCTTTTTTAACTTGCTGTTTCTTGAGTACTTCGAGAACGGGTTCCGGGACTTTGTTGCCCCAGGAGATATCAAAAGTGAGTGCGACGAGCTTTTTGTCTGTTTCGACTTTGTAGATGGCTTTCGGCTTCACGTCGGTATTCGCTTTTGTAACCGGTGTCCCCGTCACAAAGATGGTCGCTGCGGTAAATACAAGCGTGATCGCTGAGAACAGTAGTGTGCGTTTTAATCGCAACATAGCAGAAGAACCCCCTTTTATTCTGTGAAAAGTGTTTGCGACTAGGCACCTTGGTATGCAATCGGAGGTGAAACAAAGTGAAGCGAAACGCTGCGACCGGTCGCGGAGAACTACCTATATACTTTGGCGTCTCTATTCTTTTAATCATTGTGGGCTTTCTCACTGGCTTGTTACGTGCCGCATCGTTCAGTGCCTGGTTGACGCCTGTGCTGCAGAAGCTGAAGCAAACGATTCTGGCCACAGATCACACAGGTTGGATCCACTTGTTTTGGTCCATTTTTATTCACAACGCTACAAGTGCAACGGAACTCGCCATTTTTGGACTGGCGTTCGGCCTATTTCCCGCCTACATGATGTGGATGAACGGTCTGATCAGTGGTTTTGTCGTGGCCAGAGCGGACGTTGCAGGTGGTGGAATTCCGCCTTGGGAGACAATTGTATATGGCCTGCTCCCGCACGGGATTTTCGAATTGTCGGCTATCTTCTGGGCTGCATCGCTCGGGATGGCAAACGGTCTGGCCGTTATTCGTGCCATCCGTCTTCGGTTAACGATGAACGATCCGTCCGTGGCGGGCGCGGACAAGCGCGATCGATCCGCTCGCTATCGAGACGCACATCCACTTCGATTCGCACTTTATCGCACTGCGCGTAGCTTACCTATTATCTGGGGCATGTTAGTCATTGCAGCCTTCATCGAATCTGCGGTCACCCCGCACATCATGTCATGGGGAATTCCCCAGCTTCATCATCACTAAGGTGCGTCAAGCTTTCGGGCCACCTCGAACGGGAGGACAAGTCGAAATGCAGGAACTTCGAATCATTGGTGTGCCATCCGACCTAGGTCAACGACGTCGCGGCGTCGATATGGGACCAAGTGCCATTCGATATGCAGGTCTGAGCATGAAACTAGAGACCCTTGGATATACGGTAAAGGACCTCGGCAACATCAACGTCCCCACACCTGAAATGCAAGATGACGGTGCGGATAACCGTCTTCGCTTTCTTCGAGAAGTTACGGAGGTCTCCAAGGAACTGTGTTCCATCGTCAGCCGCGTTGTTGACGAAGGGTACATTCCCATCATCCTCGGCGGCGATCACAGTATCGCGATCGGCAGTGTCGCCGGTATGGCGCAGAAGAGCAAGAACTACGGAGTGATTTGGTTCGATGCGCATGGTGACATGAATACGCCAGAAACGACGCCGTCCGGCAACATTCACGGTATGCCGCTCGCCATCAGCCTCGGTTACGGTCACGACGATCTCGTTGGTATCGGCGGCGTAAAGGGCAAACTGAAGCCGGAGAACGTCGTCCTTGTGGGGATTCGGTCCATCGATCGCGACGAGGCAACGCTGATTAAGGAAGCGGGTGTTCACTGCTATACCATGGCCGAGGTCGATCGACTGGGCATGGCTCAGGTGATGAAGGAAGCCATCGAGATCGCGGGAAACGGCACGGACGGGATTCACCTGAGCCTGGACCTCGATGCACTCGATCCCATGTTCGCACCTGGAGTTGGCACGCCCGTCAACGGCGGCGTCACGTATCGTGAGGGCCACTTGGCCATGGAGATGCTCGCGGATTCTGACAAGGTCGTGTCTGTGGATGTCGTGGAAGTGAATCCCATCCTCGACACGCACAATCAAACCGCGGTCATGGCAGTCGAACTCGTGGAGTCTCTGTTCGGCAAGACCACTCTGTGAAGCCAGGCGGTCATCACATGTAATTTGGCACCCGGCTCTCACAGAACCGGGTGTTTCTATATAGACCATGGTAGTGACGCGAATGAAGTAAAGCCCATAGCCTAAACCAGTGGCAAAAAACACTGGGGAGGGCGAAACAAGATGCTGATGCTTGCACTGGGTGACTCCATTACATATGGATACGGAGCGACATCTCCTGAGCAAAGTTACGTGCGCCTGTTAACACAACAATTTGCTCGCAGTGGCCGAGTCAGTTTACATGTCCAAGCGAAGCCTGGGTGGACCGCGAGGCAACTGAACAAGTCCCTGGAGGAACTGCCGGAGTGCGTTTTCGATGAGGCGCAAATTGTGACGCTGATGGTTGGTGGAAACGATCTGTTGCGGGCAGCTCCATCGCTGATTCAAGGCAAGCCGGATAAAATTGCCCAAGTCTGTGAACGATCCCGCCAGGATATCGAACAAATCGTCAGCCGGGCCAATCGACCGTACAATTCATTCGCCATAGCGACGCTGTACAATCCGTTTCCAAACTTTGATATGGCGGAGCGCATTGTCACACAGTGGAACGATATGATCCGCACTGTCGCAGCTCGTCATAAATTGCTCCTCATGGACGCGTCAAAAATATTTCGCGGCCACGAGTCGGACTACGTAGAACATTATAAGAACGGCCTATTTCGGGACATTCGTTTTTTCCGCAACCCGATCCATCCCACGGATCCGGGGCACGAAGCACTATACCAAGGATTTTATGCAACGCTTCAAAAAGCACGGTCAAACCGGCAGAAACGCCGTGTGACAAGACAACGTCGTCGAGCGTAGATGTGATAGACTTGACGTGGACCTTCTTTCTGCGAAAGAATGTAGGGTGACTACTTGTGCATGCTCTCCTGTTGGGTGGATGAAAATGGACGCTTGGCTCACTATCATCGGTAACTTCGGCTTCAAAGACATCATCGACATTTTATTTGTCGCATTTGTACTGTACTTCCTGCTGCTGCTGATTCGCGGCACCAGAGCCGTACAGCTTCTTAAAGGTGTCATCATTGTCGTTGTCGTTACGGTCATCAGCAGTCTGCTCC
This is a stretch of genomic DNA from Alicyclobacillus dauci. It encodes these proteins:
- the gerD gene encoding spore germination lipoprotein GerD; this translates as MSKQTVILSVLSLTVMAATGCGTPNASADVSGAGNPSYSQTKQMVIDILNSKDGKTALMDTLKDPTFKNEMIVSQQDVQQALTKSIESNKTQQFLTESAKDPKFAAALAQAAQPQLKATVQQLMKEPSFQQDMLVLLKSNDFNQNLQTLMQGPQFRQNLQNLILQSMSSPGFQMKFESAVQKAVQQSMQKGQGGGGGQSGGSSGGGGGGSSDSGGKSS
- the pdaB gene encoding polysaccharide deacetylase family sporulation protein PdaB, which encodes MLRLKRTLLFSAITLVFTAATIFVTGTPVTKANTDVKPKAIYKVETDKKLVALTFDISWGNKVPEPVLEVLKKQQVKKATFFLSGPWTLRHPEIAKQIKDMGYEIGNHGNLHKDFSNYPDSWIREQVQLSEKSIHQVTGVKTKLIRTPNGDFNPRVIGCLNGMGYKVIQWNTDSLDWKNPGVQNIVTRVTKRVVPGDIILMHASDSSKQIVEALPQILDNLRKQGYQFVTVSELLSNASVSSKVQ
- a CDS encoding stage II sporulation protein M, producing MKRNAATGRGELPIYFGVSILLIIVGFLTGLLRAASFSAWLTPVLQKLKQTILATDHTGWIHLFWSIFIHNATSATELAIFGLAFGLFPAYMMWMNGLISGFVVARADVAGGGIPPWETIVYGLLPHGIFELSAIFWAASLGMANGLAVIRAIRLRLTMNDPSVAGADKRDRSARYRDAHPLRFALYRTARSLPIIWGMLVIAAFIESAVTPHIMSWGIPQLHHH
- the rocF gene encoding arginase, with amino-acid sequence MQELRIIGVPSDLGQRRRGVDMGPSAIRYAGLSMKLETLGYTVKDLGNINVPTPEMQDDGADNRLRFLREVTEVSKELCSIVSRVVDEGYIPIILGGDHSIAIGSVAGMAQKSKNYGVIWFDAHGDMNTPETTPSGNIHGMPLAISLGYGHDDLVGIGGVKGKLKPENVVLVGIRSIDRDEATLIKEAGVHCYTMAEVDRLGMAQVMKEAIEIAGNGTDGIHLSLDLDALDPMFAPGVGTPVNGGVTYREGHLAMEMLADSDKVVSVDVVEVNPILDTHNQTAVMAVELVESLFGKTTL
- a CDS encoding SGNH/GDSL hydrolase family protein translates to MLMLALGDSITYGYGATSPEQSYVRLLTQQFARSGRVSLHVQAKPGWTARQLNKSLEELPECVFDEAQIVTLMVGGNDLLRAAPSLIQGKPDKIAQVCERSRQDIEQIVSRANRPYNSFAIATLYNPFPNFDMAERIVTQWNDMIRTVAARHKLLLMDASKIFRGHESDYVEHYKNGLFRDIRFFRNPIHPTDPGHEALYQGFYATLQKARSNRQKRRVTRQRRRA